The following are encoded in a window of Anopheles gambiae chromosome X, idAnoGambNW_F1_1, whole genome shotgun sequence genomic DNA:
- the LOC1272201 gene encoding delta-sarcoglycan, with amino-acid sequence MSRYSRDDPRSIFFSGSSSTPLRSYAGSDLLKRTAAGAPSSPNPSTSPTPSTSAATPPGGEPSGKPEPVVRIIPILYPAQPARLIGGTSSYGNAARPSPPDGPDGEADAPVKGSDAPTPSQPPAAAAAPAGPTATTGILKSPAAGQAPSGGTGTPSRVSFSARPTTNSKPTMAGPSGTGNGVHGRTLPLAKTSRSGGVEPPLAAPPVAESTASGPLHQADPTAGTGGSACRMQLALYGWRKKCLYALILVLMVMIIVNLALTLWIMKVMEFSSNGMGQLKIVPGGIQLTGQALVLNTLRASSIRSKHGQPISVESSRNLSINTRNAYGAVENQLFLGHDRLEVLANHFRITDTHGTNLFAVDRDEVIVGAGSLRVEGEGGVAFRDSIQTPLVRADAGKDLKLESPTRSLEARATQEIFIQSRAGGIETTCLNDLKLHSVAGSIRLDSSAIYMPNLKTVQTVVGGGGGLLPASARGDGAGKIYQLCACSSGKLFLAAPNSVCTADDSAICR; translated from the exons ATGTCGCGTTACTCAAG AGACGATCCGCGGTCAATTTTCTtcagcggcagcagctcgACCCCGCTGCGCAGTTACGCCGGCTCGGACCTGCTCAAGCGCACCGCGGCCGGGGCGCCGAGCTCGCCAAACCCATCGACAAGTCCCACGCCATCCACCTCCGCCGCCACACCTCCTGGCGGGGAGCCCAGCGGCAAGCCCGAGCCCGTCGTCCGCATCATCCCGATCCTGTACCCGGCCCAACCGGCACGGCTGATCGGAGGCACCAGCAGCTACGGAAACGCTGCCCGGCCCAGCCCACCGGATGGCCCGGACGGTGAAGCGGACGCACCAGTGAAGGGCAGCGACGCTCCGACACCGTCACaaccaccggcagcagcagcagcaccagccggTCCCACCGCCACAACCGGTATACTGAAATCGCCAGCCGCGGGCCAAGCACCGTCCGGCGGCACCGGGACACCGTCGCGTGTCTCCTTTTCTGCTCGACCGACCACCAACAGCAAGCCAACGATGGCCGGTCCGAGCGGCACCGGGAATGGCGTGCACGGCCGAACGCTGCCCCTGGCCAAGACGTCCCGATCGGGCGGGGTGGAGCCGCCGCTTGCCGCGCCACCCGTCGCCGAGTCGACGGCGAGCGGCCCGCTGCACCAGGCGGACCCGACGGCCGGGACAGGCGGGTCTGCCTGTCGCATGCAGCTCGCGCTGTACGGCTGGCGCAAGAAGTGTCTGTACGCGCTCATCTTAGTCCTGATGGTGATGATCATCGTGAACCTGGCGCTGACGCTGTGGATCATGAAGGTGATGGAGTTTTCCTCG AACGGTATGGGCCAGCTGAAGATTGTGCCCGGTGGCATTCAGCTTACAGGACAGGCGCTGGTGCTGAACACGCTGCGGGCATCTTCGATCCGCTCGAAACACGGACAACCCATCTCGGTCG aatCATCGCGCAATCTGAGCATCAACACGCGGAACGCGTACGGTGCGGTCGAGAACCAGCTGTTTCTCGGCCACGACCGGCTCGAGGTGCTGGCGAACCACTTTCGCATCACGGACACGCACGGCACCAACCTGTTTGCGGTCGACCGGGACGAGGTGATCGTGGGGGCCGGCTCGCTGCGGGTCGAGGGTGAAGGTGGCGTCGCGTTTCGGGACTCCATCCAGACGCCGCTGGTCCGTGCGGATGCCGGCAAGGATTTAAA GCTAGAGTCACCGACGCGATCGCTGGAAGCGCGGGCCACTCAGGAAATATTCATTCAGTCGCGGGCCGGCGGCATCGAGACGACCTGTCTCAACGATCTGAAGCTTCACTCAGTGGCCGGCAGT ATCCGGCTCGACTCTAGCGCCATCTACATGCCGAACCTGAAGACGGTGCAAACGGTGGTGGGCGGCGGCGGAGGTCTGCTGCCCGCCTCCGCCAGGGGCGACGGCGCGGGCAAGATCTACCAGCTGTGCGCCTGCTCGAGCGGTAAGCTGTTCCTGGCGGCGCCCAACAGCGTCTGCACTGCCGACGATAGCGCCATCTGCAGGTAA